The Streptomyces tubercidicus DNA segment CCGGCCACGCGTCCGGCCGTGGTATCGCCACCTCGCACATGGCCACCGTGCTGATCACCGCAGTGCTCGCCGAGCCGGACGCAAACGGCGTTGCCCAGGTATGGATCGCATGGCTCGGCGACAGTTCGGCCTGGACGCTCGACCCACAAGTCCCGCTGTGGCGGTTCTCCGCCGGCGAGGCCAAGGACCGTACGGCCGCGGTGGTCTCGAACGAGGTCGCCGGGCGGCTGCCGGACACTCCGCAACTGGCCAGGGAGCGCTATCTCACGCTGGCGCCCGGCGCCGCCCTCGCCCTGGTCACGGACGGGATCGGCGACGCATGGGCGGACCCGGCGGGCAACGTCAACGAGTACTTCGCGAACGCCTGGCGCTCGCCGGTACCGGCCACCCGGTTCACCGCCGATGTCGGCTTCGACGCACCGCAGTGCCTTGACGACCGCACCGCGGTCGTGATCTGGAACGGTGGCCGAGCATGACGCAATCCCCTCTCACCGACGGCACCGATGACCGTGCCGGCGGCGGCCCGGTGGCCGATCCGCGCGGTTGGACGCTGCCCCGGACCGTGAGCGTCAGCGATCTCGGACCACTGGCCGAGCCGATCTCCGAACACAACGGCCAGGCTGTCGCCGTGCAGCCGCTGACGGACCATCCGGGCTGGCTGGCAAAGCTCTACCGGCCGGACCAGCACCCCGAGGACGCCCACCGGCTCGACCTGCTGATCTCGGCTCCGGGCACGCTGCCGGAGGCGGACCGTGCGCTCCTGTACGCCGCTACGTGCTGGCCCGCGGCCCGGATTCAGGGTCCCGGCAACCCGGCCGTCGGCTGCGTGATCCCGATGGCGCCCGAGCAGTACCGCTCCGAGCTGCGGCGCGGCGGGTTCAGCGAGCGCCGCTTCGTGGAGATCGACTGGCTGGCCAAGTCCGACGAGTCGATCCGGGGCGTCGGACTGCCGCCGCCCGGCCTCGCGGGCAGGCTGGCCGCCTGCCGCCAGCTGACGGCGCTCGCCGCGATCTTGGAGCGCCTGGACCTGGTCTACTCGGACTGGTCGTTCTCCAACGCCTTCTGGAGCCCGGAGCAGCGCTCGGTCTACCTCATCGACGTCGACGGCTGCCAGCCCCAGAAGATGCCCGACATCCACCAGCCGAACTGGGCCGACCCGCTCACCCGGCCAGGCACCGACGCGGACGGGTACACCGACCGCTACCGGCTCGGACTGCTCGTTGCCAAATGCATGACGGGCCGGCGGGACGCGCACACCTACCACACCGTCGCCGCGTCCCCCTGGCAGAGCCAGCCCGCCGTCTCCGAAGTGCTGCTCGACATGCTGCTCGCGGCCGACCGCGAGCGACGGCCCTCGGCCGCTCAGCTGCACCAGGCACTGAACAGCGGCCCCTACCTCAGGGCCACACCACGTCCGGTACGCACCGCACTGCCTCCGCTGCCCCCGCAGCCTGTGAAGCCGCTCGCGCAGTCTCCCGCCGGCACCCATGAGCCCGCGAAGGAAGCCGAGCCCAAGACCCCCGAACAGCCCGATTCCAAGCTGACGGCCGGCTGGATCTTCGTACTCATCACAGCCGTGGTCCTGCTGATCATCATCGCCTCCAACCACTAGCTCAGAGGTGCACCATGTCGCTCTGCCTGCCCACCTACGTGGTGATCGACGCGTCCTCGTCCATGAAGCCGCACGAGGCTGTCCTCAACGCAACCCTCTCCCGTCTCCACTACAACCTGGCGACAAATCCCCGCGTCTCGGAGTTCGCCCGGGTCTGTGTGGTCGCCTTCTCCACCGATGTGCACGTGGTGATCCCGATGTCGGACATGGAGCAGGTACCGGCCATGCCCGAGGTGATCTGCGGCGGGCGCACGGACTACGGCAAGACCTTCGACCGGGTGCGGGAGTGCATCGAACAGGACGTCAGCAACCTGAGGACACAGCACCTCGATGTGCTACGGCCGACGATCTTCTTCCTGACCGACGGCAGTCCGACCGACGCCCACTGGCAGGACTCCTTCCGCAAGCTCGTGGACAAGGACTGGCCGCGCCACCCGCACGTGATCGCCTACGGCTTCGGCGGCGCGATGCGCAATGTGCTGGAACAGGTGGCGACCAAGGCGCTGTTCATCGCCGACGGTTCGGACACCGAGTCGGCACTGAGCGCCGCGATCACCGGTCTGCTCAACACCCTGATCGCCTCGTCGAAGACCGGTCAGATGCAGATCGCCACCGACGTCAAGGGCTTCCAGTACGTCGAGGTCACCCAGGAATACGTGGACTGATGACGGACATCGACCCGCGTCCCACGACGTCCCGGCGACGGCGCGCCGCCACCGGACTGACCGCGCTGGCCGTGGCGCTGCTCGCCTGCGGCGCCGCGGTGGAGGTGACGGGCAATCTCCTCGGCCCCCCGGCGAACGGAACCGGAACCGGAACCGGCTCGCACCCGGCAAAGACCGTGCAGCCGTCCCACCCCCGCTCCCACGCCCCCGAGACACCGCCGCCACACCACCCACCACGACCGGACCGCCCGCCGACGGACCGGCTGCCGTCCCCGGACCACCCGCTCCCGACCGCACCCGCCGACCTGCCGGCCCCCACAGCCGTGGCCACGTTCCCGGCCACGGCACCCGTTACCGGTAGCCCGTCAATCGAGCCGTAGAGGCCGGCGACCGGCTCCCCGCATTACCGCCCAAAGAGGGAACTCCACCATCAAATACACGGGCTCACAGGGCATGGAGAACGCCATCGGGCCCACGGAAGCCCAGAGCGGGAGGCACACATGGGAATACTGCACGCGATCCGGATGCAGAAGCTCGTCTCGGACGCCAGGAGCGCCCACGCGCAAGGGGACTACTCCTTCGAAGCGTCCATCGACATCGACCCCCGGGGCCTGGCCCGGGTCCACAACCCCATGAAGAAGATCCGCAAGGAGATCGACCTGGTCGTACGATCCGTCGAAGCCGTCGGCTGGGAGTGCGTGGGCGTCGACCAGTTCATGTACTCGATCAATATGGGATTTGTCCGAGCGGGCTGACGGCACTTCCCGGAACCGGGGCCGGGTGTTCCGCAGGGGCGCGCCGTCCAGATGATTACGGCCCAGCCGGGGCATGAGAACAGATCCCGTCGGGGCGGGCATACTGCTCGCAGAACGCCTCATAGGCACGGCTGTTGGCTTCCATGAGCGCGAAGAGCGGGCCGTAGAAGTCGCTCAACTGCTGGCTCACTCGGGCGAGCCGGGCCTGCCGCTGCGCGAGCCGCAGCCCATTGAGGTACGTCGCCCGGTATCCGACGAAGGCCAGACTGACAGTCGTGATCACGGTGCCCATGGCGAGGATGTTAGGCCCGCTTCCTTCAGACCATCTGATCGTTGGTCTAGTTGTGCCGTTGACTGACGTGCAGTGGGCACGGATCGAGCCGTTGCTCCCAGACCGGGCGCCAAAGCGGGGTGGTCGGTGGCGGGACCACCGCGAGGTGATCGACGCGATCGTCTGGAAGTTCCAGACCGGATCGCAGTGGGTTCACCTGCCTGAGAAGTACGGTAACTGGCGGGGTGTCTACAACCGGCTTCGTATGTGGGCCGTCGATGGCACCTGGGAGCGCGTGTTCACCGCGCTCGTGGCCCAGGCCGACGCCGACGAGGACCTGAGCTGGACGGTCTCGGTGGACTCCACTATCGTGCGCGCCCACCAGCACGCGGCCGGGGCCCGCAAAAGGGGGCCCCGGCCGACGAGCCGGACGACCATGCCATCGGTCTGCGCCCGGCCTTCAACGAGGCCACACGGCAACACCCGCGGCTGCGCGAGGGCAACTCCGCCCAGCAGGACGTGCACCCGCAGCAGATCCGCGACGGCGACTTCTCGTACGGGCTCGACCGGGTCCTCGACGGCCTGACGGCCCGGCTCCTCGACGCCTGAACCGACACGCCGGTCCGCAGGTGCGCCGGCTCTCGACGCTACGCGGTAGCAGCGGGAGAAGGCGACAGAACACGGCAACGCCCGTGCCTGCCCTTGCACCGGCGCCTGCAGTTGCCGGGGTTGCCTCGCGCCACGCCCCGCTTCTACGGCCCAGCGGAACAACTGATCCGAGAGGAGGCGCAGCCGGCCGACGGTGACTAGTGCGAGGCCCGCGCTGCCTCGTACCTCCGGCCGCGCCGCGATCACCACTCCCGCCGTCCGCATCACCGTCCTGCTCCCCTCCCTTGTCGGCATCGCCAAGGCCGCCGCCGGGTCACCTACGCGATGCGCAACTCCGCCTGCCATGCTGCCTTGTCGGGGTCGTCGCCCCGGGGGTCCGTCCGGCCTGCCTAGTCCCCTCTCATTAGCCACCCACCACCGTATCCCCGTCGAACCGCAGCGACGTGATCCGCGACTCGTCGACCCACTCCCGGAGGGTGTCCAGTGCGGCGGGCTCAAGTTTCGTGGTGAAGAGGATGGCCAGGTGCTCTCTGGCCCGTGAGCATGCCACGTAGAAGAGGTTGCGTGCCCTGATGAACGCCTCCAGTTCCTTGTCCGTCAGTTCGTCGCGCCGGGAGAAGTTGGCCAGCATCTCGGGGATCTGGAAGCGGGAGTGTCCCTTGCTGACCATGGCGAGGACCCGGTTGAACTCCTGTCCCTTGACTCCGTGTTGTGTGGCGAAGGGCGTGCCGCCGCCGAGGTGCTCGTGCAACGCCAGCAGCTCCGCGTACGACACCTGGCGCAGTTCGTGGTACTCCTTCGACCGCGCCGCCGCCCGGGCTTCGGCCTTGCCGTCAGGCCGTCGAAGAGCTGCTGCTCAAGACAGAGGTCGAGGACGTCGCCGACCGTGCCCGTCTCGCGGGCCTCCCCCAGTTTCGTCAGGAACGCCATCCATTCCTGCTTGTCGGCCAGCGAGTTGATGGAGGGACGGCCACGGGGGTCGAGTGCGTTGAACATCGCGCCGTAGCGCTTGTTTCGGTGGTGGAGCAGGGCCGGTTCCAGCGTGTCCATGAAGAAGGCCATAGCGTGATCCTCCTTCCTCACATAGGAATCGTTACGCCGAAATGCGCCGTGGAGTTTCTGATATCCCAGTTCGCCGGCGATCGTCTCGTGCGTGAGCATGAGGATCTTCGTGCTGGGGTCCTCCACCCGCGCCTGGGCTTCGTGACCGGATGCCCCGGTGCTCCAGAACCGGTCGCGGACGTCGTCCAGTACCCATTTCCGGGCCGCGTGGGCCGCGTCCCAGCCGAGCTGCCCCTTCCGGTGATGGGTGAGCCTTGTCCCTGCCCATTCGTTGGTGTGATAGACGGCGACGGTGCCCTCGCCAACTCCTGCCACCGTGGTCTGCGTCAGTTGGCAGGCGGCTCACTGGACTGGGTCATCACGGCTCCTTGCTGCGCTCGTACACACCCTGGGACGCCGGGGGAACGCACAGCAAAGGGAGCCACTAGCCCCATGAGATGCCGTCCCCCCTCAGGATCCGGGGCCGCATCCTGTCACCAAAAGCCTCTGAACGCACAACGGTCGCATTTGATTCAGTTTCGGTCATCTGTCGATCTGAATTCACTCCCGAATATTCGACATGCGGCACCCATACGGCCACCACCTCACAGGCCGACGGGGGTAAGGGATGGCCCCGTACGAGGCGCACACCGTGGCCGGTGCTCAGCAAAGGCGTTGCGCCAGGAGCAGTGGAGGGGCCCCGCATCAGGCCCGATGCCAGCACATGTCCAGCCCCGCCCCTCGCCCCCGACCACGGGGCCGGCGCAAGACGGGTTGGAGGCCACGGAGCCGGACGGGCAGGGGGCCACAGCGGGCGAGTACTGCCGGAAACACACCGCCGGCTCCGCCCGTACCGCAGGTCGAGGCGGAACGATAGGCCGCCAACGACAGGACCATCGCGGAGCCAGCAGCGTCACCCATTCCGCTTGAGGTCGACCGTCGTCCAGGCTGAAACCGACCCGGCCGGGTCTCGGTGACCAGCCCGTGTGGGTGATCGCCGCCGCACTGCGCCGAAGCGTGGACGGAGCGATGGAGCGCCCACGGAACGCGGCCTACCGCACCGCACCCCAACCCCCGAGACCGGATCAGTGGGCCGCGAAGTCGCGCGCCGCCTCCTCAGGCAGCGCGCGAGCGGCCTGCTTGCCACATCCCGCCGGAACTGAGCAGGGAGCCGAGGAACAAGCGAGGGCGTGGGACGAGGGCGATGGCGTGGCCGTACCCCGGGCGGTGTTCGGACATGAGCCAGGTGACGAGTTCTGTGTGTCTGGGACAGGGGAGAGTACCCGAAAGCCTCAAGCATCCGCCCGTAGGGTTCCGGGCTCGAGGACGACCTCATACGACACACCCTTGAGAGCGAAGGCGTGGGTAGCAGCGTCATACGCCTCTTCGCCCATGAGGTCGCCCGTGAAAAAGGCGACAATCCTCGGCGCCATGAGGCAATCCTAAGGCCGCAGGGAAGCGGCGGATACAAAGCCCATGAAGGCGCACTGCAGATAAGCCATCCCGCTTCCAGCGCCCCTCTGAACGCCAGCCAGCCCATTCCCAAGAAAGACGTTAAATGGCGAGCCAACTCCGAAAATCGAGCCTGCAGAGCCGCTCGACGCCAGAGGCCGCCCGTTCCCCAATCCAGGGCACACGAAGGGCATCGTGACGTGCCATCAGATTCACCTGACGTATCGTCAGGAAAGTCAGCATTGAGTCAGCATGCGTCCTGCCAGAGGTGGTGACAGGTGGCGACACATGCACATGCACCAATCCGACCTGCACCACCTCTGAGCTGCAAAGATGCTGGCCAACCCGCTACACCCACAACACAGCCACCAACCTGGTGCCAATGGAAGCCGAAGAGGCACGGCAAGGCATCGTTGCAGGTCAGAGGGCTTTTCCAGGTCAGCAAGTCAGCACAAAGTCAGCATCGACGGCGCTACACCGGGAAACAGGCCGACTCCCGGGGGTCATGCGGCACGACATGGTCCAGACCTCCGCAGCGTCCGGAGTCGAGACCCGATGCAAGTTGTCACACAACAACACAGGCTCCCCCGAAGTTGCAAACATTCCCCTGAATAACCGAAGTTGGGCAGTTCGAACCTGAGTAGCCAGCGGCGACACGGGCCGGCTATGCCTCGACTCGTGGCGGTCGGGCGCTCGCTGGTTCGACAGGGCCCGGGACCGGTGAGGTGAGCTTCGGCGTATTTGCGGAAGACCGCCACGAGGCGGTTGCGGTCGCCAGCGCGGGTCGCCAGTACGAGGCGGCGGGGTTTGACGCCGCACAGGGAGCGGTGGTCAGGTCGGGGCGGAGACTGCCTGCACTGGAGTCGGCAGAGTTGGCCACGGCTTGGCCTGCGGCGATGAGTTCGAACTTGTTCTCGACGGCGTCGATGA contains these protein-coding regions:
- a CDS encoding vWA domain-containing protein, with the translated sequence MSLCLPTYVVIDASSSMKPHEAVLNATLSRLHYNLATNPRVSEFARVCVVAFSTDVHVVIPMSDMEQVPAMPEVICGGRTDYGKTFDRVRECIEQDVSNLRTQHLDVLRPTIFFLTDGSPTDAHWQDSFRKLVDKDWPRHPHVIAYGFGGAMRNVLEQVATKALFIADGSDTESALSAAITGLLNTLIASSKTGQMQIATDVKGFQYVEVTQEYVD
- a CDS encoding DUF4287 domain-containing protein — encoded protein: MRLSGTLPCPRHTELVTWLMSEHRPGYGHAIALVPRPRLFLGSLLSSGGMWQAGRSRAA